From the Candidatus Hydrogenedentota bacterium genome, the window CAAGCCACACCTTTCGTGCCCATGCCTGCTTCAGTTAGGCCAAGGTGCAGGGGCTGGTCGGTTTGAGCGGCAAGATTTCGGTACACCTCAATTAGGTGGAGCGGAGTGGAACTTTTGCAGGAGATGATGATTTGGTCCTTGCGCAAGCCGCATTCGAGGGCGAGCTGGGTCGACTGGACCGCGGAAATGACCATGCATTCGTTGATAATCTGCTCGGAGGTCTTGCCCAAATCCTGGTCAGTGTTTTCCTGCATAGTGCGCATGACCAGCTCTTGATTGAGCGAACCGACATTGACGCCGATGCGCACGGGCTTGTTGTGGTCCACCGCAACCTTGCAGATGGTCGCGAATTGTACGTCGCGCTTGGAGCCGCGACCCACGTTTCCGGGGTTAATCCGGTATTTGTCGAGGGCGGCTGCGCAGTCGGGGTACTCGGTGAGGAGTTTGTGGCCGTTGAAGTGAAAGTCGCCGATGATGGGCGCAGTGCACCCGGCATCGCGGACGCGTTGGCGGATCTCAGGCACGGCAGCGGCAGCTTCGGCGGTGTTGACGGTAATGCGGACGAGTTCGGACCCTGCCCCGGCCAGATCGAGGATCTGCTGGGCAGTCCCGGCGGCATCGGCGGTTTCCGTGTTGGTCATCGATTGAACGACCACGGGCGCGCCTCCGCCGACTTGTATTCCCCCGACAAGTACCCCCACCGTGTTGCGACGCGGTGCTAGAACCATAACGTAACGACTCCTTCTTCAAAGAAACGCGGCAAAAATGGTATGGTATCACAAAATGGGTTGCAAAGCAGATGGTGGGTTCAACTCATTTACAGGGTAATTGGGCTTAGCATTGCTGCAAAGGCCTCATCTCGTCGTTCCCGGGCGAGCAAGAATCCATGTTGGAGCAAAGGTGGTATTCATGAGTGAAAGTCAGTTGATTGTGGGGTTGCCGGCGGGATCCTTGGCCGATCCGAACCGCGGTGGAAGCCTGATAGCGTTGTTGAAGCACGCGGGATTCGCCACAAAGGGCTATGACAAGGGCGGTCCGAGCTCGTTTCCGGTGACCTCATTTCTGGTGGGCTGGGACGGGCGTCCCCAGGAGTTTGGGTCGCAACTTGCGCTGGGCGAAATCGATATCGCCATCGGAGGCGACGACTGGGTGCGCGAGCGCATGCTTGAGTTTAAGTACGAGTACAACCAGACCATCGAACTGAAGAAGGTGCTTTCGCTGCAGCGCGGCGAAGTGCGTATTGTCATTATAGCCACCCAACCTCAGTCGTCTTGCGATGCGTGGCTTGCGGGTCTGCTCGCGGCGAAACCGTTGGTCAGCATGGTCTCGGAGATGCCGTATCTGGCGCTTGAATGGTTCCAGACGAAAGCCAAAGCGCTCGGTTTCGGGGATTCCCACATGGGATTCAGCGTGCAGAAGTACAAGACGCCGCC encodes:
- the ispG gene encoding flavodoxin-dependent (E)-4-hydroxy-3-methylbut-2-enyl-diphosphate synthase, whose translation is MVLAPRRNTVGVLVGGIQVGGGAPVVVQSMTNTETADAAGTAQQILDLAGAGSELVRITVNTAEAAAAVPEIRQRVRDAGCTAPIIGDFHFNGHKLLTEYPDCAAALDKYRINPGNVGRGSKRDVQFATICKVAVDHNKPVRIGVNVGSLNQELVMRTMQENTDQDLGKTSEQIINECMVISAVQSTQLALECGLRKDQIIISCKSSTPLHLIEVYRNLAAQTDQPLHLGLTEAGMGTKGVAWSATALGALLAEGIGDTIRVSLTPRPGGDRREEVYAACEILQSLGLRSFAPSITACPGCGRTTSTVFQQLAEQVQGYVRDKMPEWKRQYKGFEDLKLAVMGCVVNGPGESKAANIGISLPGSGEEPSCPVYVDGQKYKTLTGSPTELATEFRAIIDEYVATKYTV